tgcaattgcgtgttaatataataaaggtattgacaaaaaaactctttatatcttcttgtatttttagattttcctcTTATATCTTGTCCGGCTAATTTTATGACAAAACTGAGAGATGTACAGTGTGCAGGTTACCGGTGCGGTATTTTATGCtagaaagtgttttttttttttgttttttttttttcctcttgaaattgcaattgatgcgacttctcgttatcagattatcatcgttatcgatcgatgcattaatttcatctcaaacCGACCAATTATTGGAATCGACCCCTTTCGATTTGGATGAATTCCTTCTGGGAGTTCCCTGCCGAAGGTAAGAAGACAAATCTTTTGTTTTGAACgttggatgaaattcaaaattttattcataccataAGCTAAAGTTTTTGGGGGGCTGGAcgctgtaagaaaaaatcaacttggTGAGTAACGGACACTCCGTTCGTCGGTTATACCATGCACTGTTTGCAAAAGCGTGGACAATGCGGTTTTCCTTAcgattgaaaaagcaaaaccaaTTAGCGACTGACACCGCTTGCCTTCCGGCACTGCCCGACTCTTCTGCGGCAAGATAAGAACGTGCCGATGACCGTTATCTTCGCTAACAGGTTTGTCACAGGCACGATGAATTACCTACATGTGCATGTGCGTTATTATATGGGTGGTCAAAGGATTTCCTTGTTACATCTCAAATTGCGCATGTATTCTATtcgactccgttttttttattacatcatcgGAGCATTTTTCATGCACATAAGATGCGTCATACTTTGCTagacggtatatataaatgataccGAGCGTAATGAACGATTTAGTCTGTTTGCATTTTCAAGCACCAAGTCGAATCATGGATTTTTCAGAGTCGCATtcagataatttgataaaccgatttttcgaagcttgCTGCGATCCTCGATACCCGGCGACTATTATGCTGGTGAGATTAACGTCTACCGATGACACCGTCGTCAGGATTGCATTCGAAAACGAACGCGCCGTGCAACACGCCGAAGAACGTTTTATCGACTGGTAGCTATAATTTTTAGGAAtgagtcaaatttttatttttgttttcttaaaattttcaaatcacagtAATCACGTGTCAACGTCGcgtaacattgaaatttattccaggTACGAAAGTCAGGAAGTTGATGAGACGTCAAAgttcaaatcgatcgatatatatatgaactatTCACCCTGCTGCGGGAATTCAGAGGGAAAACAAGGTATGTAAATCCAGTCGATAATTTATTGGTGAATCTTGCAAAGTGAacgtgtgaattttcttcgctcactCGGCGCGATTGTTATCTTCGTTATTTGTTCGTAAttaatcgttttcatcgttatcgatgcAGGTTGCGCTTCAAGATTGAAGGATTGGTTGGAGGACAAGGAATTCAAGGTTGCGATTTACTACGCTTGgttttacatcaatttttatgaaaattcgaataagctCGCTTACGTGAACGCCTTGAACGAATTGGTGAACGAAAGACAAGttccggtgttgaaaatcaccaacgaaattttccaatccttgTGTACCGAATGTTCTGTTGATGTGGACGTAAACTGCAGttacgacgaaaaattgcagTACGGCAATGAGGGGCTCGAGAGGCAAATTCATAGCGTACCCAACTTGGAGGCGGAGTagctgacaaatttttcgaaatcgatgttCTGCCATTTTTAGTTTCCCGACGAAGTCGAACAGATTTGTGTAGAAGTAGCAATCGCTATGACGTGCTCAACTGTTCTAGAAATAGGGCTCTCGCGTAGAAGATTTTGATAACCTTTCATTGGGTAGTGAATAACACAAGTTTAAAATGATCATgcgaaaaatgagatcgaCAATCTGATGACGAAACCAAAAACGTAGCGCTGTTCTCCgttgtgaaatcaaaaattagtgCCAAGTATCAGAACTTGATTAGTATccaaatataatgatatgatGATATCCATGAAGACTTTAATGATGAGAATTCACCATCgaattgataagaaatttGCCAATTCTACAGTGCGCCAAACTGTCCTTGCGGGACGTTGGGACGTACCTCGGCGCCACGCCGcagatgtgtataatacagcaAAACGCACAATGAACTATGTGCGGTAGGTCAAGCGGTATTTACAGCGAGATACAAAGGAACGAagataacttacaattagttctaACTTGATGTAGTGCaactgcgttcgtgcgcgcaaacagttttgctcatcgatcgtttgcgttcgtgcgcgcaaacatttGTGCTCAACGGTCGTTTGCGtttgtgcgcgcaaacagttttgctcatcgatcgtttgcgttcgtgcgcgcaaacagtttcgctcatcgatcgtttgcgttcgtgcgcgcaaacacatttgctcatcgatcgtttgcgttcgtgcgcgcaaacagtttcgctcatcgatcgtttgcgttcgtacgcgcaaacagtttcgctcatcgatcgtttgcgttcgtgcgcgcaaacagtttcgctcatcgatcgtttgcaacAAACTCGAATTTTTGTCGTATAAGTCGCggctgtattgtacatatattaaatttgatcagttacaaaaattttctagtataattatgtaattagacagttttatatacttaacaatcacattgtttataatatccccttgatcttcgccgatgtaaccatatattgatagtaataatgataataacaaaaataatgtgggagcattgaatgatgtaattgcaattgcgtgtaaatataataaaggtattgacaaaaaaactctttatatcttcttgtatttttagattttcctcTTATATCTTGTCCGGCTAATTTTATGACAAAACTGAAAGATGTACAGTGTGCAGGTTACCGGTGCGGTATTTTATGCtagaaagtgttttttttttttgtttttttttttttttcctcttgaaattgcaattgatgcgacttctcgttatcagattatcatcgttatcgatcgatgcattaatttcatctcaaacCGACCAATTATTGGAATCGACCCCTTTCGATTTGGATGAATTCCTTCTGGGAGTTCCCTGCCGAAGGTAAGAAGACAAATCTTTTGTTTTGAACgttggatgaaattcaaaattttattcataccataAGCTAAAGTTTTTGGGGGGCTGAACAATGAGATACAAACCTCCAGCAAGGAGGGTACGGAAACCGACGAAGGAGGGGTAGCCGGGCGGTTGGCCGTCACCGCTCTTTTACACAGGTTCCAAGAGGTGCTGCGACGTTACATCGAGGACGAGAGACGCAGCGGTAAATGCCCTCTGCCAAGGTAATGTAGGccttcccccccttccccgcGTTATCGAACTCCTCGAATTACCGTGAATAACGTTTACCGTGTTTATAAGTGTTGATTATGAAACGGTTTTCTAGATACAGATTGTCGGAAATATCATTCGTATTGAAAGCGGTAGCTACCCTGGTGATGTCCTTGAAAAAGGCTCCCCCTAACAAGGGTAAGCATTCGGTCTatgatacaaatatacattGCATGTATGTATGCGCGTCTggctcgttgaattgaaaaccCAAGTCAAAGtggcatttttatttatttttttcacctagtcgatcgatcggtctGGGAGCAACTGATAGGCTTGTATCCCTATCTGGTCGAATGTACCGTGGCCACGGCTTCGGGCCAGGTTTCACGTTCCCTGCGAGAAGCTCTGCTCCAGTACCACGATCTGCTGCGATCACCCACCAGTAATTTACCAACGACAAACGGCGTTTGACCGGCAAACTCCTTTGGGAATAACGATCGTCGGGATACCTATTCGTATTTGTACACGGAGTGAGTATAAATTCTTTACTTGAATATCGCCTATCAACGAACATTCCTAAAAGTGCGAATTAGAATACgatgttgatttttatcaCACGGTTTGTTAAGGGGTcaaacaaatatatgtatatatatactacacagactggacaacgtgaaattgcgcaccccatttgcacatgcgcgatcgtcggcatttgtttcacagctgtcaaatacaaggaactaacctgaacttttcgacgagtgtatttctgtctacatttaattaatctctcattcaattttattccatctaacttatctgtgtctggttttgtgtcgcattattcacctgacacacCATACCTCAGTCACATTCaaatacggcgatctcagctgtattggcgatcgacaatttgacagctgaggctgaaatctgaggctgttggtacaacacgctagcagctgACAAATTCGACCGTCGTTTTGATTcgcgcttgcgcacaaaaaatgggtgcgcaatttcaccttgtccgctctgtatatatatatatatatatatatatatatatatatatatatatatctgtattcgCAATTTTCATACATGTTTATACATATTACCGCAGACACAGTACCATTTTTATAGAACTTTAGCGGTCCCGTCTATATAAGGCTTTATGATAACGAAAGACGATAGGTTTTTCCGGTCGTTGACACGACGAACAagttcgatgaataattttcagtgattatcgtgaatattattttaaatatgATGTAATATTACGTGACAGTTGTTGAaacggcaacaaaaaaaatcccacaACCCGTTCGTCGATATTTTAATAGACATTGTTACACCCCATCCCAGttttatactatatgtatactcagTCATAGGCTATAATCAAAACCGGTATATCGAATGAATAGTTGAAATGGTATCGAACCGCTGATTAAACGATGttttggaaaagagaaaaacacaaaaaagaaatgaaaaaaaactattccgTAGTCTGTCGCAAAACTAAGTaggtaataattttcgaattgatCAAACGTCGAGTCGCTTTATTGAATGTAAAGAATTTATACTATTTTTAGACGACCGAAaggagtttaatttttttctttcttcacctaCCTCGATTCATTattgatttcctttttctattctcgtcGGTAAcaagtaattttattttattcttttcctcaaAAGATCACAGATAGTAACCGTACGTATGGAAACCTttgtagataaaaataaagaaagtgtGAAGAAAACAGAACTAAAGGAATAAATCAAATAGCTAGTAATTTTAATcgtgattataaaaaattataaaccacAGAAGCAACCGCTGTAACAATAATAGCAACGGCAACAACGGTAAAACGGCGCTTCATTACCGGGTTACAAAATTTTCCATAGCATAAATAGCCGGCAAAAGCAGAGACAGTGCAAtaatggaaaatatatatcaaaaattaattatgtatAAGGTACATTACTGTAAATAAACTACAGTGTTTACTATCAAACGAAaataagcggaaaaaaaacaacaacaacagagaAACGACAAAATTTTAACATAATGAATGAAACAAACTCGAATTTTTGTCGTATAAGTCGCggctgtattgtacatatattaaatttgatcagttacaaaaattttctagtatcATTATGTAATTAGACAGTTTTATATACTTAACAATCGCATTGTTTATAATATCCCCTTGATCTTCGCCGATGTAACCATatattgatagtaataatgataataacaaaaataatgtgggagcattgaatgatgtaattgcaattgcgtgtaaatataataaaggtattgacgaaaaaactctttatatcttcttgtatttttagattttcctcTTATATCTTGTCCGGCTAATTTTATGACAAAACTGAAAGATGTACAGTGTGCAGGTTA
The sequence above is a segment of the Athalia rosae chromosome 5, iyAthRosa1.1, whole genome shotgun sequence genome. Coding sequences within it:
- the LOC125500913 gene encoding protein MON2 homolog: MSLKKAPPNKVDRSVWEQLIGLYPYLVECTVATASGQVSRSLREALLQYHDLLRSPTSNLPTTNGV
- the LOC125500911 gene encoding uncharacterized protein LOC125500911, translating into MIPSVMNDLVCLHFQAPSRIMDFSESHSDNLINRFFEACCDPRYPATIMLVRLTSTDDTVVRIAFENERAVQHAEERFIDWYESQEVDETSKFKSIDIYMNYSPCCGNSEGKQGCASRLKDWLEDKEFKVAIYYAWFYINFYENSNKLAYVNALNELVNERQVPVLKITNEIFQSLCTECSVDVDVNCSYDEKLQYGNEGLERQIHSVPNLEAE